ATATGTAGGAACTAATATCTTTGATGGTTTCCATCTGAATTCAATTTTACAAAATTGTTTGCAGTCATGAGTTAATTGTAATCTCTGTTATTTTCATGGCTATGTTTTGAACtgatatttgtattttttttgtgcATCTTAATCATTGTCCTGGTGGTGAGTTGTTTTATTCAATATattcttcaaaaaaaacaaaaaactatcgATCCATAATCAAATTTGTTGGCCTTCAATTCAATACATATTACAATTTTGTGATAGTTATAAATTATCATGAAATTGACAGCAAAATTCAAAGACTACAAAGTTGCCACGCCAGTGACACAAGGCTAGGAAATCGAAGTTGCTTCCCATCCACCGGTTCCATACACCATCTTAATACACCCTTATGTGTAATGGGATCGCACCGTAGATGGGAAATGGGGAGTCTGTGAGAGCTTTCAGGGGACCAATAAGGGATGAGGGCATAGGCGGGGTAtttttttcggaaaatgggtcatttttccaaatatttttaaaacatgattcaaatggacgagtaaaaattagtatgggtgaaatgaacaccaaaaaaaatagtaagaatgaaactggattcatcctggcttaaacttaataaagagcgaggatgaaactggatgcatcttgatgtaaattaaaaataagaaaaagtatttcaaaatgggtaggatgaaactgtttacatcctgcctGTTTTTACattcttgtccatttaaacagtatcaaattttacatgtcttttttactcaggaattgttgattttgatctttttaaccaatttggtGTATTATTTTGGGTATAAAACTGGCAGATATAAAACATTTTCGCTAAGAAACCAGGTTTAGCATGTCGACATGCAAAAAAAATTAGCTTGAGAGTGACCGGCCAACTGTGTGGGATTTGTAATACAAGCCTTTTTGTTGTGATTCGGGACAACCCTATTTTCATTATCAAGTCTCTCGACCCAATGTAGTACGGCAACATCACCCGGTACAGAATATTGAGATGTGTAGATAGTAGGTCGGAAAATAACGTCACAATGTTTGTTGTCGTACTTCTTAACACTGCATTGTTccaattttatttgttttatgaCTTCCATCTTTTCACCGTAAGGTCACTTTACAGAATGAGTTTTATCTTCCCAATGTAAATGTAATTAAAACGATTAAAATGGTGGAAAACTAATTTTCCAAATGGTAAAGCTAATATTGATGTGGCTATGTATGTAACGGTATGTTGATTCACCCGATAAGCAGGTGCAGGTGGAATTGCACATGCGAAATGGACATAGGTTGGTCATAAACTATGCTCGAGatatttttgtgaaaatggatatTTGTAGCAGTGGCAGTTGATTAAAATCATATCTGATTTTATTATAAGATCGATCTGTCAAtaatatctcctatcttgaaatAGATATTATTTATATATTAGTATAAAATAAGTTGGTCCAAAAAAGTGAGAAAAATCTTGAGAGCTACGTACATCATCCTCACTTCAGCAGACAGCCCCATCCATATATAGTTCTATTCCTTGTTTCCTTCACCACTGTCTTTAGGACTTTCCATAAAGGGCAATCTACTAATAAGCTGTCATTTATAACATATATAAATATCCCTGCAACTTGGTGAGGTACACGGACCCTACTGCTCTGCATCACTCTATGCGTAAGGGCAAGGCCACAACACACAAGAACCGAACACttgtaaaagaaaataaaatgatatgATGAAAAACTTTACAGGAGAAaattgtctgtaaatttgtgatGCTAGCTGTTTTATTTTCTGACTCACATATCCCAAATGTGATTTGTAAGCCAAGTGAAATGACAAAATGTACACATTCATAAGGTGTTAAGAGTAAACTTTAGGTTATGATGATTCCGACCATCTAACTCAATTTCTTAGTGAAAGAAACTGCCGCACTTTTGAAAATAATTGTGTATAAAACTGATGACTGACTTGTGTTTACAGGTTAAAATTCTTGTGCTAATGTGGGCTGGTTAGTGTAGGTAATAGAATTCATTTGAACTTCTCTTACACTGTACATCATTGGAGTACAATCTTTCTGTAATCTGTTTTATTTTGCTTTGTTCTACCTCTGGTAGATTATTTGTACATTCTTTATCTTTGAATAAatctctcaattatcaaaaaaacaaaactcaaTTACTTAGTAAATTTCTAAAAATTTAGTTGGATATTGGTCAAAACCCTAATCAGAGTCATGTAAAAATGAGTGTGAGAACAGTCATAGTGGTAAAAAAAATTCTCACGTGTTGCTCGTGCATTTTCCAGCTAATATTATCATGAccaaaccattttacatatggttATTATGATAAAATTTGCAAAAATATTTGTTAAACGAAGCATTGCTTAAATTAACTATACTGATtaaacatttttttatattttacaagtATAATGGTTAGTGTTGATGCTATTAAatcaaaaatatttaaaaagCACACAAACGATAGTTTTTTCGCTACGTAGTGAGTGAAAAACCAACATTCAAAAGGATCAACCATATCCTAACCTTAATTATAAATTTTAAGGTTATAACTTTTCCAAAACATGGTCAAacattaagatttttttttttctttttcaagataAAGTATTGTTTTTTCAAGGATGTATATATCATGAATTGGTGATAAATAACAAGTTTGTCTAAGAATAGACAAACATATATACCAATGAGATAGTACATATATAAGAAATTCAAGCACTATTAATATAGTGTGTGATGTATGCATATGATGCCACCTATGTGTAAGACGCAAAAAAGCGTCATACGCGAATCTAAAGCACATGTAACCATCTTAGGCATGCCCATGCTACATCTTAATTGTAGCAAAATCCAACTACTATAACCCTTCGCTTCACTTTAATGTGGCGATTTCGCTTCACTTCGCGACAAGTAAAAGTGGATCAGATCTGATGCACTTTGTAATTAAGAGTTGAGACACGGAAACTGagttttcttcgtttgaaaaattgCTTTACAGAAAATCAGTTTCCGTGACTTTTTTGGATGGATACTAAGTTTTCGTTTTCAAAATTTCAGTATTATTTAAAGTATTTTACTAATCCCTTTTTCCTATTATATCTCCATTTTGTCTTCTGAAACTTTTTTATACACAAATCAGATTTATCTTAATCCACtgaaataaaatttgtaaaaagaaaaggaagaaaagtTTTGCACTATTTGCACGGAAACTGAGTTTTCGTATATGTAAGCTAGGGATGCCCTTCCCCTATAATAAGGTGCACCTTTATTCTTATTTCGCTTCCCTACAATTAAACTATGACGAAGAGAAACGCTTAACCATATTATTTTCCCTGAAGACAATACAAAAATATTAAACATCTTGCTAACAGTATTAGGAGCTCTTGAACATCAAAATTTAACACTTGAAAACATGTCACAATGTGAGAATGACAGTTTGCTTTGAAACTTTATGTAATGGGCAATGCCCTAGTTTgatttactccctccgttcctaaataataggctggtttttataaatagatgtttcaaaaaaattggtTGGTTTCCTAATGCTctagtcaaatgttactttagttttctgtgatcacttttctcttaacttcttttgatgacaagtgtcatgtggactatttcactttacttcttttactgacaagtgtcatggggaccatttcacttcacttcttttattgacaagtgtaatgaggaccactttcaatgattaattctcttaattttCTGTAAAAACAAAACGAGTCTATTTATTAGGAACGCAGGGAGTAGTTTATAAaagtttcttctttttattaagaaaaattcAGCCCTGTTGTACATAAATATTAAATTCTTATACCACTCATATACTCAAGCTGATTTATTTTACACACCTCAATATTAGAAAATTCAGCTCTGATTACATTAACAGAAGAAATTGGCCGTATGATTCTGAAAATCAAGAAAAATTCAGCCCTGTTCTATATAAATattaaattcttacaccactcaTATACTCGGGCTGATTTATTTTACACACCTCAATATCAGAAAATTCAGTTCTGATTACATTAACACGAGAAATTGGCCGTATGATTTTGAAAATCAAGAATACCTATTTAACTGAATAAATAATATGACAGCTTTAATATAGTTATGATGAGATATCAACTTTCGTTACCTCGGGCCTAAGCACAATCATAACGATAGCAAGTAAGAGGATGTGGAGTTATATATAACGACATTATGTCATCTTCTTTCAGGTCTGCCAATTTGTAGCTCAGTTTCCACCTCATGAGAATCTGGAGTAATTTCATAAGGTGTTATTTCCCTCTCTTGGTTCTGCTGTTCCGCTTGTCGAGGCCCGCACTGTTACGGCAAAATGAAAGATGGTCAGTCATTAACTAGGTAGCTTTGAGCTTGCTCTTCTCTCTTTTATCACAATCGGACTTAGCTCCGACCCTTGTTGTTCCTCCCTAAAAAACTCATGCAGTTCAAGTAAAGTATGTTTGCACATGCTCAAATACAAGCTCCTTTCTATCATGGTATTCCACAACTGGATGCTCTCATTTTCGCCATTAAAATCAGGAGGCAGAAGTGAGTGATTCCTCACCTCTGCGGAAATAAATACAACCAAAATGGTTGTGGGACTTTATAAACTGGACCAGAACTCGTTCACAATTTGTACTTTTCCTTTTTTAAGTCTGCAAATGAAAATAAAACTAACTAAAATTACCTTCTCGCATAAAACTTCATTCTCTTCTAATAGCTGCTTTTCCTGAAATGTATGCAATATCATTTGCAAATTACTATCAAgcattagaagaaaaaaagatcaACGGAATGCGCGAATCTAATAAAGTGACATGTAACGTGTCAATTTACCTTTTGTTTTAGTTGCTCAATCTTTTCCCTATATAACTGATTCTGAAGTAAACAGGACGACATCAAAGATATGTTTATTTTCAGTTCGCGTTTTTCGAGTTTTAAAGAAATCGAACATGATAACGCTGTGATGGATTAAACCATTTTACCTTTCTTGCCCTGATATTAAGTAGGCTCTTCTCCAACTGATTCTCAGCTGTCTGCAATTCGTCAATGGAGCAAGATTCTAAGCCTTCTCCCATTAGCTTCCTACAAGAAATTGTTTCCAGACTTCATAAAATGAATTTAAAGCAGGcaactcattccaacaaaaaatgcACTACGTTGAAAAGGCTCTCGTCTTTGAACCTTTTAGAGGCTTCAAGATTCTCGATCTTCTTTGCGAGGTATGCAGCTTCATATTTCAATTGCTGAGACAAACAAATAGTTAAGATATCAGGAGTGCGTTAACATTGTCAATTACCGAAAAAAcagcaaagaaaaagaagaagaagaagaagaatatagaAGAAGTGGTGATTCTGGTGAATGAACTAGCTCTTTCACGCTAGCAAGGGTGATAAGGTGACAAAGGACAACAGTATACACTGGATTCTAAATCATTCTTGGAAGAAAATACAATTGCTTACTAGACTTGGAAATTGTAAATTCAAATTATAAGAACTTGTGTCTGCTTCCTCCAAAACTTCAGAGATCTTTGTGATCTTAGGAAGAGTATTTCATAGACTGACAAAAATGAACAGACGTTCACAATGAAATGAACTAATAATAAAAGATTTTACGGCACCCTATAGACTGTTGCTAGAACGTTTTACTCGTATACCCATATCTATCTCGTTTGCATCACACACTGCTTTCAGAATTCTTTAGCTATAGATCAGTAGACAAAATTTCAGATCATAGAAACAGTGATTTACGTCTTCATATAAACTACTAATATATCATTTGTCGAAACAACTGCACACACAATAAAGCACACTGCAGCAATTTTTATAGTACAGCAAAGAACAGAGTTTTGAACTTCATTAGTCTATCAAGAAAATAAAGAACTCTGGCTTGTCAGAAATCTTCTGTTTTACTGAAAAATCCTAATGAAAGGGAAAAATGATACTATATTATATATCCTGGTATGTACAGCAGTTCTCATCACACCACTAAAAAATACCACCTCAGCCGCAACACAAAAGGAATCCAAAAGGAATCGTGCAAAAGCAAAGTTATTGGCTTATTCAACTTTCCATCGAAGTCCATAGACTCCACACCTCGAGAGAGGTATTGATTGCATGCTTTAGTGTTGTATATttatcaacaaccaaatattACAGGATCGTACTAGGTTGCAGTAGTCATTTTAGAGCTACCATGATCTACTTTTCCATACAGACAGAGTTTCACATTTTCAAGCAGTAACTTCACATTTTACTACACACTCGATGTCTTAATATGAAAACCTGTGTAGTTTGGCGTTAGCTAATATCTACATCCAAATACTAGTGAACAAGACACAAGATATATTTGAGTGAAAAAGTTTAAGTCAAAGAGGTGACCTGACCTGTGAATTTTGTTGTTCTATTgctttgctgttgctgctgtaatTGACCTGTACATTTTTGTTGTACTTCTGGTAGCGCTCGATCGTCTTTCGCATACTGGAAACCACAGTTACGAATAAAATAAATCGTTAACAAAAGTCTTAAGTTTCAAAACCAAGTGAAACTGGAAAAGGAAAGTACAGCAGTAAGTGGTAATTATTACTGACAGCAGAACTAAGATGAAGTAAAAAGATCTTTTAGAACATAAAACTAGCAATTAATTTATAAAAACTTAAACAAGTTTACACTAAATATATCTCCTAAACAAAGCAAAAAACAACATCAGGTTCCCGGATCACAAGTTCTAAAGAAAATCCAGAATTTCCATCTCTTGATTATATGCTGCATGCGGCAATGTCACAGGGTTTTTTCCAACATACTTATTGTTGTGTTTGTCTTTGAGTGTTGTTATTTAGATCCCTTTACAGACCCCTAGCAACTTGTGTATAATCAGTGTGACCTGCTGACATACATTAACTTAGTTCAAAATCTCAGCATTTTgtagacttcgattatatacaACAAGAATGACTGTAGTCCAGCAACGCTAAGTAATATATTAGTAAAACCTTCATAAGAAATAAGATAAATCAATTTAGTCAATGTTGGTTCCTAAATAATTATAAgaaataaatcaatttaaattatTTAATGAATGTTGGCTCCTAAATAATTATAAGAAATAAGATGCTAAGGGAATTCATATTCCAGCAACCAACCCTACACTCTAGTAGGGAAACTCTGAAGGGGAGAAACTGCAAATAAAAGCATTATCATTTCAATTGTTGTTGAGGTAATTGCACATGAATCTCAGCTCTTCAACCCTCCTCCCCTCACAGGATTAAGAAATATTGGGACACACAGTACCAAATGCTTCTCCTCTCAATACAGTGTAGGAATTCTCAAGCACGCTTGGTTGGGAGTAAGGAATCATTCATGCTCCTTGGATCACGTTTCCATTCCCTAGTTTGGAACGTGCCGTAACTATGAGCATCAACTATGACCTTATATTTAAGTTTTAATTAAAGCTTAAACAAACAATGAACAGAACAACTTCTAGTTTACAAGGATAACAACGCCCACCTAGCCATGGCGTTTAACAGATGAAGTCAAGAACTCTTAGGCCTCAACCG
The nucleotide sequence above comes from Papaver somniferum cultivar HN1 chromosome 8, ASM357369v1, whole genome shotgun sequence. Encoded proteins:
- the LOC113304621 gene encoding MADS-box protein SOC1-like gives rise to the protein MVRGKTEMRRIENATSRQVTFSKRRNGLLKKAFELSVLCEAEVALIVFSPRGKLYEFSSTTSMRKTIERYQKYNKNVQVNYSSNSKAIEQQNSQQLKYEAAYLAKKIENLEASKRKLMGEGLESCSIDELQTAENQLEKSLLNIRARKNQLYREKIEQLKQKEKQLLEENEVLCEKCGPRQAEQQNQEREITPYEITPDSHEVETELQIGRPERR